In Thermoanaerobaculales bacterium, one DNA window encodes the following:
- a CDS encoding GNAT family N-acetyltransferase, giving the protein MIRQLRAADAEAYLELRRQALLDAPGAFAASPEDDLVASVEAVRVQLRRAPDTVIIGAVPERLVGIVGLYRDRHLKAAHKAHLWGMYVEPAARRQGIGRQLLAAALEHARSLPGVEWVHLSVSSSAPAARRLYERAGFAVWGSEPDALRVGGESFVEHHLALRLG; this is encoded by the coding sequence ATGATCCGCCAGCTGCGCGCCGCCGATGCCGAGGCCTATCTCGAGCTGCGGCGGCAGGCACTGCTCGACGCGCCGGGGGCCTTCGCGGCGTCGCCCGAGGACGACCTGGTGGCGAGCGTCGAGGCGGTCCGGGTCCAGCTCCGGCGCGCGCCCGACACGGTGATCATCGGCGCCGTCCCGGAGCGGCTGGTCGGGATCGTCGGCCTGTACCGCGACCGCCACCTCAAGGCGGCGCACAAGGCTCACCTGTGGGGGATGTACGTCGAGCCGGCCGCGCGGCGGCAGGGGATCGGGCGGCAGCTGCTCGCGGCGGCGCTCGAGCACGCGCGGTCGCTGCCGGGGGTGGAGTGGGTCCATCTCAGCGTGAGCTCCTCCGCGCCGGCCGCGCGGCGGCTCTACGAGCGGGCCGGCTTCGCGGTCTGGGGCAGCGAGCCGGACGCCCTGCGGGTCGGCGGCGAGTCGTTCGTCGAGCACCACCTGGCGCTGCGACTGGGGTGA
- a CDS encoding GFA family protein: protein MTTDEITGSCLCGEVRYRVHPPFTWFHYCHCSRCRKRNGAAHSANILVEAEQVEWLAGGEQAGRWELPGAKAFSTAWCTRCGSALPWTTKNGRWIVVPAGGLDVDPGARPQRNIFWESRAVWYTHAAELPTFAELPPRE, encoded by the coding sequence ATGACGACGGACGAGATCACCGGATCCTGCCTGTGCGGCGAGGTGCGCTACCGCGTCCACCCGCCGTTCACCTGGTTCCACTACTGCCACTGCAGCCGCTGCCGCAAGCGCAACGGGGCCGCGCACAGCGCCAACATCCTGGTCGAGGCCGAGCAGGTCGAGTGGCTGGCCGGCGGCGAGCAGGCAGGGCGCTGGGAGCTGCCGGGCGCCAAGGCCTTCTCGACCGCTTGGTGCACCCGCTGCGGGTCGGCCCTGCCCTGGACCACCAAGAACGGGCGCTGGATCGTGGTCCCCGCCGGCGGGCTCGACGTCGACCCGGGAGCTCGCCCGCAGCGCAACATCTTCTGGGAGTCGCGGGCGGTCTGGTACACCCACGCCGCGGAGCTGCCGACCTTCGCGGAGCTGCCGCCGCGGGAGTGA